The following are encoded together in the Anopheles nili chromosome 3, idAnoNiliSN_F5_01, whole genome shotgun sequence genome:
- the LOC128724840 gene encoding multiple coagulation factor deficiency protein 2 homolog has product MIIAHHSNVLLHCIVACTALIRGPVATVAAKGPHHPGGEFSRKAGKHHLDEHLQQERVHLEDDLKRLPIGEQSLTNMSEDEKNFYYFKLHDSDNNDNLDGLEMLHAATHHHSNAAGQLHGMDRTAKHSPDDASSFLEDEEFNHIIEVIDDFIEFADADKNGLLNYPEYINAINLNEPKAHSESGTSTDEAQTNHPASSAAPITDSASSNINSSTN; this is encoded by the exons ATGATCATCGCCCATCATAGCAACGTTCTGCTACATTGTATTGTCGCATGTACGGCTCTCATTCGAGGCCCAGTTGCAACGGTGGCAGCAAAGGGACCACACCACCCGGGAGGAGAGTTTAGCCGTAAAGCTGGCAAGCATCACTTGGATGAACATCTACAGCAAGAACGGGT ACATCTCGAGGATGACCTGAAGCGCCTACCGATCGGAGAACAGAGCCTAACAAACATGTCGGAGGATGAGAAAAATTTCTACTACTTTAAGCTGCACGATTCCGACAACAACGACAATCTAGATGGGTTGGAAATGCTGCATGCAGCTACGCATCATCATAGCAACGCTGCTGGGCAGCTGCACGGCATGGATCGTACAGCGAAACACTCGCCCGATGATGCTTCATCGTTCTTAGAAGACGAAGAGTTCAATCACATCATTG AGGTAATCGATGATTTCATCGAATTTGCTGACGCCGATAAAAACGGATTGCTCAACTATCCGGAATATATCAACGCAATAAATCTGAACGAACCAAAGGCACACTCGGAAAGCGGAACTTCTACAGATGAAGCACAAACGAATCACCCAGCAAGCAGTGCCGCTCCCATTACCGATAGCGCTAGCAGTAATATCAATAGTTCAACTAACTAA